In the Ranitomeya imitator isolate aRanImi1 chromosome 2, aRanImi1.pri, whole genome shotgun sequence genome, tAAGTGTGTCTTGGTAACAAAGTAGAGATGATTTCttcataaaacattttccacattctgaacacgaaaaaggtttctccccgtgTGGGTTCTCTGATGGATATTAAGACCCCGTTTCTggataaaatatttcccacattctgaacatgaaaattgcttattccctgtgtgggttctctggtgtctatCGAGATCCTGTttactgttaaaacatttcccacattgtgaacatgaaaaaggcttctcccctgtgtgagttctttgatggctGACAAGCATTGATTTctttataaaacatttcccacattctaaacatgaaaagggcttctccccagtgtgagttctctgatgtgtagtaagagttgatttctctgtaaaacatttcccacattctgaacatgaaaaaggcttctcccctgtgtgaattctctgatgtttaacaagcgtcgatttttctgtaaaacattttccacattgtgagcatgaaaaaggcttctcccctgtgtgagttctttgatggctGACAAGCATTGATTTctttataaaacatttcccacattctaaacatgaaaagggcttctccccagtgtgagttctctgatgtgtagtaagagttgatttctctgtaaaacatttcccacattctgaacatgaaaaaggcttttcccctgtgtgagttttctggtgacAAACAAGAtgtgctttctggttaaaacattttccacattctgaacaggaaaaaggcttctcccctgtatgaattctctggtgcttaacataaTCTGGTTTCtggtaaaaacatttcccacattctgaacatgaaaaaggcttctcccctgtgtgggttctctggtggtaatcaaaatgctgtttctggttaaaacatttcccacattctgaacatgaaaaaggcttctcccctgtgtgagttttctggtgcttagcaaaatatgatttctggttaaaacattttctacacttggaacaagaaaatcgaTTTTCTGATATCTGAATTGTTTGATGTTCAAGAAAATACTTTTCAAGGGGAAAACTATTGCCATATTCTGAATGTGAAAATGGTTTCATTGCTTTACGAGAAGTTATTTTTtttatgcttattttgtgactttgattttcctcagtagttggtaatgaatcagaagactggACCTGTTTCAatgaatcagatgacagatctttgctatgAAGAGATGATGGTATatatggagtaatggcattcacttcaatagtatcctgtgggatctcaaggtCATCTgaattaaaaattgaagatgtcagctgtccctctgatctcctggtacagtcatcttctAAAAGTAAAaccaaatattttttaataaaatatcctttaaatttatatttttgaacatttttacTTAAACTGTCTGTAAAAATGACAATatcaaaagactggcacatccaaacagaaaacaggtgcttactaaggctagggtcacattgcgttagtgcaatccgtttagcgctagcggattgcgctaacgcaatgtttttaaagggtcgcgttaacgtcctcgctctcgcagatccccgatctgcgagagcggggaacggacctcgggcgcgccgcggacgctgcaagcagcgtccgaggcgcgctacaaaagaccggcgcgtcgctagcttgtgccgaaaatgacacgcgctagcaatgcgctggtacattgcgggcaatgggagcgctaacggacgcgttgcatggcgttaatttcgccgtgcaacgctgtccgttagcgctctgaccaaaacgcaatgtgacctcaGCCTAACAGTAGCCATCTCCATACACAACAAACAAACAAAGTAgcgctctgtagcactatagcatggaaacatgaaatatatgaaatttgaattgcattactgctgtagaaaattagaaaaattgagaatactgagCGCATAAATTGTCAATTTATGTGTACCCAGCATCCAAgttaaggcgattctcattgctgggaacctgcctgtgcGAATCCTCTCTTGGGCTAaagtctacatttatatgggaaggtaggatcctgaTGTAATGAAAAATTCCTGAGGCTGAGGGGTGGAGCGCTCAGTCAGAGAGCCCAAGTATACTAttatcaaaagactgactggcacatccaaaccaaATTCCACCACAAATCATCCAAAATGAAAATCTTCCCCAATTCCTCATTTCAAAGGCGATTGTGCAGTTATCTGAATTCCTTAGGATTAAAAAGATAATAGaatttatgacgtggagtgaatACATGAAACCAGGActcgagccatgccaacacatctcctgtaAATTTATATTAATCATCcatgcacagcttagagatatacagtagtgttcaaaataatagcagtccaatatgaatAATCAGATTAACCCATTTGTGATATGCACCATACTAGTACTAATCTGCGGGAGGTGCATTCGTGCCGAGAGCAGTACTAGTACTGTGCCACTATTTCTGGTCTCCACGCTGCATCGCGCGGTGACTGGGTTAAGTTTGCTGCTGTCCCTGACAGTAGACCATCCCTGCCCCCCTCCCCCCGCATCGgcaattactgtgattggctggtcaattcctgaagcccaatcataaggctctgtgAAGACAAGACATTCAACTAACTGAAGTCAAATCATGAGATGTAACCCAGACATATGGCCTTATtatagcctagaggtccaaggcctagctGTGTATATATGAAAACATACCTTGGCACATGAGGCTCTAGGCACAACTTTGGCACAAAGGCATGAGACTAGCATCAGCCCAGAGGCCTAGACCATCAAACAGAACATTCCAtcacctgtgctggctccatacctgctagAAAAACAGGGGGAGCTGGTAACGCCGAGAGCCCATCATGAAGGGAAGTGGCGTCCCATCAGGAATGCTGCATTGCTGCCAATGATTTTCTCTCCTGTGCCCCATGAGATCCAGGAAACCAGCCTGTTGCCTTCCTCGTTCCACACTTTCGCATTCTACTGTGGAACGCAAGGCGACCTTATGCCCCGGCATCCTGCTCTGATGTCAGCGGAAGTGCGACAGCCTTCTCCACCGTGCATCCTCTTCTCTGCTGCCTCTCCCCGCACACCCTATAGGCCCACTGACCCCAGCGGTGGCGCCTCAGGATACTGCGCCAGCCGAGGCAGGGAACCCCCGTTGCCTGGATCGGTCTGGCCGGGCCTGGCAATGGAAGTAGCGGTGGCTTGCCAGCCGGCGTCGCAGCAGAGAGCCTCCGCTGCGGGAGgaagcggctctacccaggagATTCGTCCGCTCGCTGGTCTCTGTGGCTGAGGGATCCCCACCCAGGAGGGTTTCAGCTCCTGGCTCAGCGTCGGCGTTCTCTGGAGAAAATTCCGAGAGAAGCACATGTGGCAATCCTCTTCTCTGCCGCCTCTCCCCACACATCCTAAAGGCCCACTGACCCCAGCGGTGGCGCCTCAGGATGCCGCACCAGCCTAGGCAGGGAACCCCAGCTGCCTGGTTTGGTCTGGCATCCCACGACGATCCTTAGGTATGATCCTGTAGGTTCACCATCAaggacttggccactctcttcccattcccgtgtagcggtgggatatggggtaatgaagggttaatgccaccttgctattgtaaggtgacattaagccaaattaataatggagaggcgtcaattatgacacctatccattattaatccaatactagtaaagggttaaaaaataaacacaaacacattattaaaaattattttaatgaaaaaaaatcacaaaggctgttgtaataatttattcttcgctcaatccactcactgaagaccctcgctctgtaacaaaaaaaaaaccaacaatatacataccttccgaagatctgtaacgtccaacgatgtaaatccatctgaaggggttaaaatattttgcagccaggagttttgctaatgcagcgatgctccttgctgcaaaaccccggagaatgaaggtaaagtaggtcaatgacctatatttaccttcatttgcggtgaggcgccctctgctggttgttcctagatcgtgggaacattcctagaaagctcccaggctcgagttcatatgaggacaaccagcagagggcgcctcaccgcaaatgaaggtaaatataggtcattgacctactttaccttcattctccggggttttgcagccatgaaaaacgttgcattagcaaagctcgtggctgcaaaatattttaaccccttcagatggatttacatcgttggacattacagatcttcggaaggtaaggatattgttgtttttttttttttttttgtaacagaacgagggtcttcagtaactggattgggcgttgaataaattattacaacaacctttgtgtttatttcattaaaatactttttaataatatgTTTGTGTATTttataaccctttactagtattggattaataatgaataggtgtcataactgacgcctccccattattaatttggcttaatgtcaccttacaatagcaaggtggcattaacccttcattaccccatatcccaccgctacacgggaatgggaagagagtggccaagtgtcggaataggcgcatcttccagatgtgcctttcctggggtggctgggggcaggtgtttttagccaggggggggcaataaccatggaccctgtccaagctattaatatctgccctcagtcactggctttactactctggcggagaaaattgcgcgggagcccacaccaattttttccgccatttaaccctttaatttagtagattgtatgtgcaaaatttggccgttctaactactaacattagtagtgtggattatgcaaaaaaatggggatatgacatggtttactgtatgtaaaccatgtcacaaatcatgtcgggtttgggaaggagatagcaaaagccggtaattgaattaccggctttaaagctatctagcgctgtatgaagtaataatatatatacatatatgtgtctaatgacatatataccgtatatactagagtataagccgagattttcagcccaaatttttggactgaaagtgccactctcggcttatactcgagtcaaggtgggtggcagggtcagcgggtgagggggagagggcgctgaggcatacttacctagtcccagcgatcctggtgctgtccctgccgtcccacggtcttctgtgctgcagcttcttcccctcttcagcggtcacgtgggaccgctcattagagaaatgaataggcggctccacctcccataggggtagagccacatattcatttctctaatcagcggtaacggtgaccgctgatagagaaagaagctgcggcaccgaagacagctgtgacaggcagagggagcatcaggatcgctgggactaggtaagtattttatattcacctgtccgcgttccagccgccgctccatcttcccgacatctctgcgctctgactgttcaggtcagagggcgcgatgacgcatatagtgtgcgcggcgccctctgcctgatcagtcagtgcagagacgctggGACgaaacgccgggagctgcaagcaagagaggtgagtatgtgtttttttttttttattgcagcagcagcagcggcggcacagatttatgtggagcatctatgggacaaaatgaacggtgcagagcattgtatatgggacaaaatgaacggtgcagagcattgtatatggggcacagatatgggacaaaatgaacggtgcagagcactgtatatggggcacagctatgggacaaaatgaatggtgcagagcatatatggggcacagctatgggacaaaatgaacggtgcagagcactatatggggcacagctatgggacaaaatgaacagtgcagagcacagtatggggcacagatatgggacaaaatgaacggtgcagagcatatatggggcacagatatggggcaataatgaacggtgccgagcacagtatggggcacagctatgggacaacatgaacggtgcagagcata is a window encoding:
- the LOC138663462 gene encoding oocyte zinc finger protein XlCOF22-like isoform X2, which encodes MDRDKMAERILHLTLEILFRLTGEDYTVVKKTSSDRCQDPVSEGWGRPLSPITGPSPHPLIHEDINDQKILELTYKMIELLTGEVPIRCQDVAVYFSMEEWEYLEGHKDLYKDVMMEVPQPLTSPDLSSKRTTPERCPRPLLPQDCKQEDPNVPQDLQGEDLTHINTTETYVRGDERCKEEIPTYDYPEDDCTRRSEGQLTSSIFNSDDLEIPQDTIEVNAITPYIPSSLHSKDLSSDSLKQVQSSDSLPTTEENQSHKISIKKITSRKAMKPFSHSEYGNSFPLEKYFLEHQTIQISENRFSCSKCRKCFNQKSYFAKHQKTHTGEKPFSCSECGKCFNQKQHFDYHQRTHTGEKPFSCSECGKCFYQKPDYVKHQRIHTGEKPFSCSECGKCFNQKAHLVCHQKTHTGEKPFSCSECGKCFTEKSTLTTHQRTHTGEKPFSCLECGKCFIKKSMLVSHQRTHTGEKPFSCSQCGKCFTEKSTLVKHQRIHTGEKPFSCSECGKCFTEKSTLTTHQRTHTGEKPFSCLECGKCFIKKSMLVSHQRTHTGEKPFSCSQCGKCFNSKQDLDRHQRTHTGNKQFSCSECGKYFIQKRGLNIHQRTHTGRNLFRVQNVENVL
- the LOC138663462 gene encoding oocyte zinc finger protein XlCOF6-like isoform X1, which gives rise to MISTISDPLSEDLLYKRIFLIYPSRIDMDRDKMAERILHLTLEILFRLTGEDYTVVKKTSSDRCQDPVSEGWGRPLSPITGPSPHPLIHEDINDQKILELTYKMIELLTGEVPIRCQDVAVYFSMEEWEYLEGHKDLYKDVMMEVPQPLTSPDLSSKRTTPERCPRPLLPQDCKQEDPNVPQDLQGEDLTHINTTETYVRGDERCKEEIPTYDYPEDDCTRRSEGQLTSSIFNSDDLEIPQDTIEVNAITPYIPSSLHSKDLSSDSLKQVQSSDSLPTTEENQSHKISIKKITSRKAMKPFSHSEYGNSFPLEKYFLEHQTIQISENRFSCSKCRKCFNQKSYFAKHQKTHTGEKPFSCSECGKCFNQKQHFDYHQRTHTGEKPFSCSECGKCFYQKPDYVKHQRIHTGEKPFSCSECGKCFNQKAHLVCHQKTHTGEKPFSCSECGKCFTEKSTLTTHQRTHTGEKPFSCLECGKCFIKKSMLVSHQRTHTGEKPFSCSQCGKCFTEKSTLVKHQRIHTGEKPFSCSECGKCFTEKSTLTTHQRTHTGEKPFSCLECGKCFIKKSMLVSHQRTHTGEKPFSCSQCGKCFNSKQDLDRHQRTHTGNKQFSCSECGKYFIQKRGLNIHQRTHTGRNLFRVQNVENVL